In Dyadobacter subterraneus, a single genomic region encodes these proteins:
- a CDS encoding SusD/RagB family nutrient-binding outer membrane lipoprotein yields MKKINAVILGCSLLLMTACDNGFEQLNKDPNAVTSDRFNPSFLFTTTQLGTAKGDDNTDLYYAQAFMQQFASLSNVGIFDFHGDKYVYYKPNNELLWKSTFNAIAGPSKLIEDVIQLSKDKPAYANLYNMARIWKTVIYHRLTDMYGDIPYSEASLGYYQQIYKPKYDKQQDIYNNMLTELEDATGKLDASQALFASADIAYSGDIAKWKKFGYSMMLRLGMRLSKVDPASAQAWVKKAYAGGVFSSVDDNLFIKGTDKVGTLEALTNGMSYTLSVTTRSPGKIAKTFFDFLKSHNDPRLKYTVAVYTDPTNVATKNTDPAIQKGLPNGLDRITLVKDPSYDPNAPGQEHQYSGVNRDVYAKLDGPRMFLTYGEVQFLLSEAVVRGWITGDAAQFYKNGVTGAMKNLAKYDASATISDAEITTYLTTNPFVGTGDQEKALEQINTQYWAATFMNGYESFANFRRSGYPKLTPVNYPDNETGGTIPRRLRYPDDEPVLNADSYNEAVARQGADSYKTRVWWDK; encoded by the coding sequence ATGAAAAAAATAAACGCGGTGATATTGGGATGCAGTCTGCTTTTGATGACTGCCTGCGATAATGGCTTCGAGCAGCTCAACAAGGATCCAAACGCTGTTACGTCGGACAGATTCAACCCTTCATTTCTTTTTACAACCACGCAGCTGGGAACGGCAAAAGGGGATGATAATACCGATCTTTATTATGCCCAGGCATTCATGCAGCAATTTGCTTCGCTAAGCAATGTGGGAATTTTTGATTTTCACGGCGACAAGTATGTTTATTACAAACCTAATAATGAATTACTTTGGAAGTCAACTTTCAACGCCATTGCAGGACCGTCCAAATTAATTGAAGATGTTATTCAGCTTTCAAAAGACAAGCCTGCGTACGCAAATCTTTATAACATGGCGAGAATTTGGAAAACGGTAATTTATCACCGTCTCACCGATATGTATGGTGATATTCCTTACTCCGAAGCCAGTCTTGGATATTACCAGCAGATTTACAAGCCCAAATATGACAAGCAGCAGGATATTTACAATAATATGCTGACGGAACTGGAAGACGCAACAGGCAAACTGGATGCAAGCCAGGCACTTTTTGCCTCGGCAGATATCGCATACAGCGGGGATATTGCCAAATGGAAGAAATTCGGTTATTCGATGATGCTCCGATTGGGTATGCGTTTGTCAAAGGTTGATCCGGCTTCTGCCCAGGCATGGGTGAAAAAGGCTTATGCTGGCGGGGTTTTTAGTTCGGTTGATGATAATTTATTTATCAAAGGAACAGACAAAGTTGGAACGCTGGAAGCTTTGACTAATGGTATGAGCTACACGCTGAGCGTTACCACCAGAAGTCCGGGAAAAATTGCCAAAACGTTTTTCGATTTTCTGAAAAGCCATAACGATCCGCGTCTTAAATACACCGTTGCCGTTTACACCGATCCGACCAATGTGGCTACCAAAAATACGGATCCAGCTATCCAAAAAGGTCTCCCAAACGGGCTCGACAGAATCACATTGGTAAAAGATCCAAGTTACGATCCTAATGCACCGGGACAGGAACATCAATATTCGGGAGTTAACCGGGATGTTTATGCCAAACTGGATGGTCCTAGAATGTTCCTGACTTATGGAGAAGTGCAGTTTTTGTTGTCAGAAGCAGTAGTTCGGGGTTGGATTACAGGAGATGCAGCGCAATTTTATAAAAACGGAGTTACAGGAGCTATGAAAAACCTGGCAAAATATGATGCTTCTGCCACTATTTCTGATGCTGAAATTACGACATATTTAACAACAAATCCATTCGTCGGTACAGGCGATCAGGAAAAAGCGCTGGAACAGATCAACACCCAATACTGGGCAGCAACTTTCATGAATGGCTATGAATCTTTTGCAAACTTTCGTCGTTCAGGATATCCTAAATTAACACCTGTGAATTATCCTGACAACGAAACTGGAGGAACTATTCCGCGCCGTTTGAGATACCCGGACGACGAACCTGTACTTAACGCAGACAGCTACAATGAGGCAGTGGCTCGTCAGGGAGCTGATAGTTATAAAACAAGAGTCTGGTGGGATAAATAG
- a CDS encoding helix-turn-helix domain-containing protein, with amino-acid sequence MKKSNKEFNKIDSISELHRFLGLPKPEHPLVSVVKCSDIREENGEPITNYLNGFYIISVKKDFTGKMKYGQQYYDFDEGVMSFIAPGQMISNTTTNHKGLSLIFHPDFIRNYPLAHIIKNYGFFSYSVNEALHLSEKEEIMILLLMQNIEQEYHGAIDSLTQNVIVSQIDLFLNYCNRFYNRQFITRSSVSNDLLVKLENMLTEYFDNEKLSETGPPSVQYISEQLHVSSNYLSDMLRSLTGQNTQQHIHSKLIEKAKEVLATTTLSVSEVAYQLGFEYTQSFNKLFKNKTNMSPREFRQSFN; translated from the coding sequence ATGAAAAAATCAAATAAGGAATTTAACAAGATCGATTCCATTTCAGAATTGCACCGCTTTCTGGGCCTTCCCAAACCGGAGCACCCTTTGGTTAGTGTGGTGAAGTGTTCTGACATAAGAGAAGAAAACGGAGAACCGATTACCAATTATTTGAATGGTTTTTACATCATTTCCGTCAAAAAAGACTTTACCGGGAAAATGAAATATGGCCAGCAATATTATGATTTTGATGAAGGCGTTATGTCTTTTATTGCTCCGGGCCAGATGATTTCAAACACGACGACAAATCATAAAGGATTATCATTGATTTTTCATCCTGATTTTATCCGTAATTATCCGCTGGCGCATATCATTAAAAACTACGGATTTTTTTCCTATTCGGTAAATGAAGCATTACATCTTTCTGAGAAAGAGGAAATAATGATTTTATTGCTGATGCAGAATATTGAACAGGAATATCACGGGGCCATTGATTCGCTTACGCAAAACGTAATTGTGTCACAAATAGACTTGTTCCTGAATTATTGCAATCGTTTTTACAACCGGCAATTTATTACCAGGAGCAGTGTCAGCAATGATTTGCTGGTGAAACTTGAAAATATGCTGACTGAATATTTTGATAATGAAAAATTGTCTGAAACCGGCCCTCCATCGGTTCAGTATATTTCGGAACAGCTTCATGTTTCTTCCAATTATTTGAGTGATATGCTGCGATCCCTGACCGGACAAAATACACAGCAACACATACATTCAAAACTGATTGAAAAAGCGAAGGAAGTTCTCGCAACTACAACGTTGTCTGTAAGTGAAGTAGCTTATCAACTGGGATTTGAGTATACCCAGTCTTTTAACAAACTTTTTAAAAATAAAACGAATATGTCGCCAAGGGAATTCAGACAATCATTCAACTGA
- a CDS encoding dihydrodipicolinate synthase family protein — MKIISNLSRREFLEKTVPAALGFSVAPGLIQASQMQDAHRFSQQSAEMTRKEMQKFVPVMITPYDDNSKIDFNKVSRLIDFYLAAGAKGFFANCLSSEMFYMSDEERIALTKHVVKYINGKVPVVSTGSFGETIKEKALFAKKIHETGVDAVILISGHLAEKDQSDDVLIENFEKMFTLTGNMRLGTYECPLPYKRIISPKVFSFLVSNKRMIYHKDTSEDINQIRAKLDICRGTQMEFYDAHSATALEALQNGAKGLSPISGNFYPEIHSWLCENANNPSKSADASWIQNEIANMEPVISKFYPVSSKYFLQKRGLPISLICRSNKTQIPAEQREILDAAYKTFLGWCERLGIKAVSV, encoded by the coding sequence ATGAAAATCATCAGCAACTTATCGCGCCGGGAATTTTTAGAAAAAACAGTCCCTGCTGCTTTGGGATTTTCAGTCGCACCGGGATTAATTCAAGCATCGCAGATGCAAGACGCTCACCGTTTTTCTCAACAGTCAGCTGAAATGACGCGGAAGGAAATGCAAAAGTTTGTTCCGGTTATGATCACTCCTTATGACGACAATTCAAAGATTGACTTTAACAAGGTTTCCAGGTTAATTGATTTTTATCTGGCAGCGGGTGCAAAAGGTTTTTTTGCCAATTGTCTGAGCAGCGAAATGTTTTATATGAGCGACGAGGAACGCATAGCTCTGACCAAACATGTGGTTAAATATATAAACGGAAAGGTGCCGGTAGTTTCCACGGGCTCATTTGGAGAAACGATCAAAGAAAAAGCCTTATTTGCAAAAAAAATTCACGAAACCGGCGTAGATGCCGTAATTCTGATTTCCGGCCATCTGGCTGAAAAAGACCAAAGCGATGATGTTTTGATTGAAAATTTTGAGAAAATGTTTACGCTTACAGGCAACATGAGACTTGGCACTTATGAATGTCCGCTTCCATATAAACGTATTATTTCACCAAAGGTTTTTAGTTTTCTGGTTTCGAACAAGCGAATGATCTATCATAAGGATACGTCCGAAGACATAAATCAGATAAGGGCCAAACTTGATATATGCCGGGGAACACAGATGGAATTTTATGATGCACACTCGGCTACGGCACTGGAAGCCTTACAGAATGGAGCAAAGGGTTTGTCGCCAATTTCAGGTAATTTTTATCCTGAAATCCATAGCTGGCTTTGTGAAAATGCAAATAATCCATCCAAATCTGCTGATGCTTCCTGGATACAGAATGAAATCGCAAATATGGAACCGGTTATTTCAAAATTTTATCCGGTTAGCTCTAAATATTTTTTACAAAAACGAGGACTGCCAATTTCTCTTATTTGCCGTTCCAACAAAACACAGATTCCTGCTGAACAGCGCGAAATTCTGGACGCAGCTTACAAAACCTTTCTGGGCTGGTGTGAGCGGCTGGGCATTAAGGCGGTTTCGGTTTAA
- a CDS encoding gamma-glutamyltransferase family protein, with protein sequence MKLKLLVCSLAFVGIHAESFSQAFNNFPVPTQKPPLHAKHWMGITGKPLAATAGAMIFSKGGNAIDASCAMLASTCTMWDVLSWGGETQALIYNPKTKKVIALNAMGVAPTGATADFFKGKGMKYPPEYGPLAATTPGTAGGLMTMLAEYGTMSLKQVLAPAMQLAAGYPIEAQTANSIERGKAKIKEWPYSKKVFLTHLGEKREAPDAGEIFVQKDLLATLQKLVDTEEQALKKGKTRKEAIYAAYDRFYKGDIAKEIARSCQEQGGLITEQDLANWKVKIEEPLMTNYKGIDVYKMQQWTQGPVMLQALNMLENFDLKSMGYNSSRYVHTLYQTMNLAFADRDFYYGDPAFAPAGPIKGLLSKEYAKERIKQINWEKNDPKTLPGDPYPFEGKTNPYSDQIKSWGTKQLSMRNDHGLDEKFMEEFTAGTTSVEAADEEGWVVSITPSGGWVPATIAGTTGVGLSQRMQSFVLDAKENPFNVVEPGKRPRVTLTPSLALKDGKPFLSFAKQAGDEQDQLLLQFFLNIVEFGMTVQEATEAPSFKTLQMYASFGEHEKDPGGLILNEAMPDWTRKELSRMGYKNSYQPRTSGPINAIYFDWIHGSMWGGSSNHGEDYGIGW encoded by the coding sequence ATGAAATTAAAACTGCTCGTTTGTTCATTAGCGTTCGTCGGAATTCATGCAGAATCTTTCAGTCAGGCATTTAATAATTTTCCGGTGCCAACGCAAAAACCCCCGCTTCACGCCAAACACTGGATGGGGATCACAGGAAAACCCTTGGCGGCCACGGCCGGAGCAATGATTTTTAGCAAAGGTGGCAATGCAATTGACGCATCATGCGCCATGCTTGCCTCAACTTGTACGATGTGGGATGTTTTGAGCTGGGGAGGCGAAACGCAAGCTTTGATCTATAATCCAAAAACAAAAAAAGTAATTGCACTTAATGCAATGGGCGTTGCGCCAACCGGTGCTACTGCCGATTTTTTTAAGGGAAAGGGCATGAAATATCCTCCTGAATACGGTCCGCTCGCCGCCACAACTCCCGGAACAGCCGGCGGTTTGATGACGATGCTTGCAGAATACGGAACCATGAGTTTGAAACAAGTTTTGGCGCCAGCTATGCAGTTGGCAGCAGGTTATCCGATTGAAGCCCAAACGGCAAATTCAATCGAAAGAGGAAAAGCAAAAATCAAAGAATGGCCATATTCAAAAAAAGTTTTCTTGACCCATTTGGGTGAAAAAAGAGAAGCGCCGGATGCAGGCGAAATTTTTGTACAAAAAGATCTTTTGGCAACATTACAAAAACTGGTTGATACCGAGGAACAGGCTTTGAAAAAAGGCAAAACCAGAAAAGAAGCGATTTATGCAGCTTATGACCGTTTTTATAAAGGTGATATTGCCAAGGAAATTGCAAGAAGTTGCCAGGAACAAGGGGGCCTGATCACAGAGCAGGATCTTGCCAACTGGAAAGTAAAAATTGAAGAACCATTGATGACAAATTACAAGGGAATCGATGTTTACAAAATGCAGCAGTGGACACAGGGTCCGGTCATGTTACAGGCCTTGAATATGCTGGAAAATTTTGACCTGAAAAGTATGGGATATAACTCATCCCGTTATGTCCATACGCTGTATCAGACAATGAACCTGGCTTTTGCCGACCGTGATTTTTATTATGGTGATCCTGCTTTTGCGCCTGCCGGGCCAATAAAGGGTTTATTATCAAAGGAATACGCTAAGGAAAGAATCAAACAAATTAACTGGGAAAAGAATGATCCTAAAACTTTACCCGGCGATCCTTACCCTTTTGAGGGCAAGACAAATCCATACAGTGATCAGATAAAATCCTGGGGAACAAAACAGCTTTCAATGAGAAATGATCATGGATTGGATGAAAAATTCATGGAGGAATTTACGGCCGGTACCACGTCGGTTGAGGCGGCTGATGAGGAAGGCTGGGTAGTATCCATAACGCCGAGTGGTGGCTGGGTTCCGGCAACTATTGCGGGAACGACAGGCGTAGGTTTAAGTCAGCGTATGCAGAGCTTCGTTCTTGATGCGAAAGAAAATCCTTTTAATGTGGTTGAGCCGGGAAAACGTCCACGGGTTACACTTACGCCAAGTCTGGCTTTGAAAGATGGAAAACCATTTCTTTCCTTTGCCAAACAGGCCGGTGATGAGCAGGATCAGCTGCTGCTGCAATTTTTCCTGAATATTGTAGAATTTGGTATGACAGTTCAGGAAGCAACAGAAGCGCCGAGCTTTAAAACCTTGCAGATGTACGCCAGTTTTGGTGAACATGAAAAAGATCCCGGAGGATTAATTTTAAACGAAGCGATGCCAGACTGGACAAGAAAAGAATTGTCACGAATGGGATACAAAAATTCATATCAACCGCGTACCAGCGGGCCGATCAATGCCATTTATTTTGACTGGATCCACGGAAGCATGTGGGGCGGATCGAGTAATCATGGGGAAGATTACGGAATTGGCTGGTAA
- a CDS encoding SusC/RagA family TonB-linked outer membrane protein — protein MKQKILPRHGTFFSFLGKRCSLFIAAAALTIPGHAAVSISTGVREIELVKNSSFGSAQLDFLTEIKGKVTDEKGEALPGVSVLVKGSQQGTITDGGGNFAVNIAESEAVLVFSFVGYKVQEVKVGNLTNIAVTLESDSKALDEVVVTALGIKKEAKSLGYSVTKVNGEVFTKTRETNFGNALAGRVAGVNVSGVATGPAGASRVTIRGNTSISGDNSPLYIINGLPMDNTRFGGVNADNPDYGDNISSINPDDVEEITVLKGATAAALYGSRAKNGAIVITTKSGKGKKGIGVEVNSNNTFEVPYYLWQLQKEYGQGYGGVKPASQQDAANHSQNHWGQLYDGSETVQFDGVKRPYSYVKDQVLKDFYGTGHTRSNNISFSGGGEKGSFRVGVTDMRNQGIIPNATMRRDNIHLGLSQNISKNLVVTGNVDYINERVDNRYVFGGSNSNSAATILYVNSNMPTSALSPGYDPVTFKEKVLGTDLNATNPYYVINQIKNNSTKDRFISTVNLRWNLFDWLFIQGKAGQDFYTFNTSKTVPEGTGYRPNGQIDLSGMNFWERNFEGLIGFNKDLNKDFALSINLGGNLMSQHRYTTLLSGSGIVIPRLEVINNTSTRTVSTAIYDKKINSVFATAELSYKNYLFFNVTGRNDWFSTLNPKSNNFFYPSAGISYVFSQAWNMPEAISFGKFRVAYASVGGDTNPYLLNLTYGLLPYNYDGKSLGTINQTTVPNSSLRPLSVNEFEVGLDLRLFKNKLGFDIAAYNKMTTNDIAVESISSTSGYSGVSVNVGSIRNRGVELLITAKPFSSKNFNWDISLNTAYNKSKVIKISDRSTELILATSTKAFIKHIEGKEYSQIVGRTILKNPQGQDVIDATGLPIVPAGVVSFGSGIHKFTSGITNNFSYKAFTLSVLVDGKFGGKIYSETGYNLDHRGMSIHSLIGRKDGAVLPGVTESGEVNKVLVTADRVNNRAIIVRRRDALDDYIYDASFIKLRNVSLTYNLPKYLFQKAGFIQGASVSLVGRNLQILMKHTPGIDPETNISAGNDQGIETTALPPTRSYGFNVNLKF, from the coding sequence ATGAAACAGAAAATTTTACCACGTCATGGTACATTCTTCTCATTTTTGGGCAAGAGATGTTCCCTATTCATTGCAGCTGCCGCTCTGACAATTCCCGGTCATGCAGCTGTATCTATCAGTACCGGAGTCAGGGAAATTGAATTGGTAAAAAACAGCAGCTTTGGTTCTGCCCAACTGGATTTTTTAACAGAAATTAAAGGAAAGGTTACGGATGAAAAAGGGGAGGCGCTGCCGGGCGTAAGCGTTTTGGTAAAAGGTTCGCAGCAGGGCACAATTACCGACGGAGGTGGAAATTTCGCAGTCAACATTGCTGAATCGGAAGCAGTTTTGGTGTTTTCTTTTGTGGGCTATAAAGTGCAGGAAGTAAAGGTTGGAAATCTTACCAACATTGCTGTAACACTGGAATCTGACAGTAAGGCTTTGGATGAAGTTGTTGTCACTGCACTGGGTATCAAAAAAGAAGCAAAGTCGCTGGGTTATTCTGTAACCAAGGTTAACGGTGAAGTATTTACAAAAACAAGGGAAACAAATTTCGGAAATGCGCTGGCTGGCCGCGTTGCTGGTGTAAATGTCAGTGGAGTTGCCACCGGTCCTGCCGGAGCGAGCCGGGTAACGATTCGGGGAAATACTTCCATTTCCGGAGATAATTCGCCTTTGTATATCATCAATGGTTTACCCATGGATAACACTCGTTTTGGCGGTGTAAACGCCGATAATCCCGATTATGGCGATAATATTTCTAGTATAAATCCTGATGATGTTGAAGAAATTACGGTATTAAAAGGAGCGACTGCTGCTGCACTTTACGGCTCACGCGCAAAAAATGGAGCCATTGTGATTACGACCAAATCCGGTAAAGGGAAAAAAGGAATTGGGGTTGAAGTCAATAGTAATAACACATTTGAGGTTCCCTATTATCTGTGGCAGCTGCAAAAGGAATATGGCCAGGGATACGGAGGCGTGAAACCGGCGAGTCAGCAGGATGCTGCCAATCACTCACAAAATCACTGGGGACAATTATACGATGGCTCTGAAACGGTTCAGTTTGATGGTGTTAAACGACCTTATTCTTATGTAAAAGATCAGGTGCTGAAAGATTTCTACGGAACCGGACATACACGTTCCAATAATATTTCATTTTCGGGAGGTGGCGAAAAAGGATCTTTCCGTGTTGGTGTTACCGACATGAGAAACCAGGGAATAATCCCTAATGCAACCATGAGAAGAGATAACATCCACCTTGGTTTAAGCCAGAATATCTCCAAAAATCTTGTGGTTACAGGAAACGTTGATTACATCAATGAAAGAGTTGACAACCGTTACGTATTTGGTGGCAGTAACAGCAATAGCGCGGCTACAATTTTGTACGTCAACAGCAACATGCCAACCAGTGCCTTGTCGCCGGGTTATGATCCCGTTACTTTCAAAGAAAAAGTGCTCGGTACGGACTTAAATGCAACGAATCCATATTACGTAATTAATCAAATAAAGAATAATTCTACCAAAGACAGGTTTATTTCCACTGTTAACCTGCGCTGGAATTTGTTTGACTGGCTTTTTATTCAGGGAAAGGCCGGACAGGATTTTTATACTTTTAATACGAGCAAAACAGTTCCGGAAGGCACAGGTTACCGGCCAAACGGTCAGATTGATTTATCCGGAATGAATTTCTGGGAAAGGAATTTTGAAGGTTTGATCGGTTTTAATAAGGACCTTAACAAAGATTTTGCACTTTCAATAAATCTCGGTGGTAATCTGATGTCACAACACAGATATACCACTTTACTTTCAGGTTCAGGTATTGTAATTCCACGACTTGAAGTGATCAATAATACTTCGACCCGCACGGTTTCCACCGCTATTTATGACAAAAAGATAAATTCTGTTTTTGCCACCGCTGAGCTTAGTTATAAAAACTATTTATTCTTTAACGTAACGGGGCGAAATGACTGGTTCTCAACTTTAAACCCAAAATCAAATAACTTCTTTTATCCATCGGCCGGAATCAGTTACGTTTTCTCGCAGGCCTGGAATATGCCTGAGGCTATCAGTTTTGGAAAATTCAGGGTTGCTTATGCTTCTGTTGGCGGTGATACCAACCCTTATCTTTTAAATCTTACGTATGGTTTGCTGCCTTATAATTACGATGGAAAATCGCTTGGAACTATTAATCAGACAACCGTTCCAAACAGCAGTCTGCGTCCGCTGAGTGTAAATGAATTTGAGGTAGGTTTGGATCTGCGTTTGTTTAAAAATAAACTGGGATTTGATATCGCAGCTTATAACAAAATGACTACCAATGATATAGCTGTTGAAAGTATTTCGAGCACAAGCGGCTATTCCGGCGTTTCGGTTAACGTAGGATCCATTCGCAACCGTGGAGTTGAATTGTTGATCACAGCAAAACCATTTTCAAGCAAAAACTTCAACTGGGACATTTCCCTGAATACGGCTTATAACAAAAGTAAAGTGATCAAAATATCTGATCGTTCTACTGAGCTGATACTTGCTACTTCAACCAAGGCTTTTATCAAACATATTGAAGGAAAAGAATATTCCCAGATTGTTGGCCGGACTATACTAAAAAATCCACAGGGTCAGGATGTTATTGATGCAACCGGTTTGCCGATTGTTCCGGCTGGTGTGGTTTCTTTCGGTTCTGGTATACATAAATTTACAAGCGGGATTACTAATAATTTCAGTTATAAAGCTTTCACTTTGTCAGTTCTTGTTGACGGGAAATTTGGTGGGAAAATATATTCTGAAACAGGTTATAATCTGGATCACCGCGGAATGTCCATTCATTCTTTGATCGGCAGAAAAGACGGCGCCGTGCTTCCGGGTGTTACTGAAAGCGGTGAAGTTAATAAAGTGCTGGTGACTGCCGACAGAGTTAACAACCGGGCAATTATCGTAAGAAGGCGCGATGCATTGGATGATTATATTTATGATGCAAGTTTTATCAAACTCCGCAACGTATCGCTGACCTACAATTTGCCAAAATATTTATTTCAAAAGGCAGGATTTATCCAGGGAGCGAGTGTGTCGCTGGTAGGCAGAAATCTTCAAATCCTGATGAAACATACACCAGGCATAGATCCTGAAACGAATATTTCCGCGGGTAATGATCAGGGCATTGAAACCACAGCCTTGCCACCAACAAGAAGTTATGGCTTCAATGTAAACCTGAAATTCTAA
- a CDS encoding NAD(P)-dependent alcohol dehydrogenase, translating into MIQSKGYAAQSAETDLAPWDFERRDIGSHDIEIEIFYCGVCHTDWHAIKNDWFPGIFPLVPGHEIVGRVAAIGAHVKKFKVGDLAGVGVMVDSCRHCEDCDNGQEQFCQVSPVQTYNNLGKDGKPVYGGYSSNNVVNEDFAHHISEKLDLAAVAPLLCAGITTYSPLRKWKVGKGHKLAILGLGGLGHMGVKFGIAFGAEVTVLSTSESKREDAKKLGAHHFVVTTNPEEVAAVKGKFDFILDTVAAEHDVNFYLSMLRTNGTFIAVGLPVAPMEVPAFSLAAGNKTVTGSGAGGLPETQEMLDFCAENNIVSDIELIDIKNINNAFERMLKGDVRYRFVIDMKTLNN; encoded by the coding sequence ATGATACAATCAAAAGGATATGCGGCCCAAAGTGCTGAAACAGACCTTGCTCCATGGGATTTTGAACGCAGAGATATCGGCTCACATGATATTGAAATAGAAATTTTTTATTGCGGCGTTTGTCATACCGATTGGCATGCGATAAAAAACGATTGGTTTCCAGGGATTTTCCCTTTGGTGCCGGGACATGAAATTGTTGGCCGCGTGGCAGCTATTGGCGCTCATGTCAAAAAATTTAAAGTGGGTGATCTTGCCGGTGTTGGTGTGATGGTGGACTCGTGCAGGCATTGCGAGGATTGTGACAACGGGCAGGAACAATTTTGTCAGGTAAGTCCGGTGCAGACTTACAATAATCTGGGAAAAGATGGTAAGCCTGTTTATGGCGGTTATAGCAGCAATAACGTTGTAAATGAAGATTTTGCTCATCACATTTCAGAGAAACTCGATCTGGCCGCGGTTGCTCCGCTGCTCTGCGCAGGAATTACAACCTATTCTCCACTCCGCAAATGGAAGGTAGGAAAAGGGCACAAACTGGCCATTCTGGGCCTTGGCGGATTAGGACATATGGGTGTAAAATTTGGTATTGCTTTTGGTGCTGAGGTAACTGTTTTGAGCACTTCTGAATCCAAAAGAGAGGATGCGAAAAAGCTTGGCGCTCATCATTTTGTTGTAACGACAAATCCGGAGGAAGTGGCAGCTGTAAAGGGGAAATTTGATTTTATACTTGACACTGTTGCGGCAGAACATGATGTAAATTTTTATCTTTCCATGCTGAGGACTAACGGTACTTTTATAGCGGTTGGTTTACCGGTAGCACCGATGGAAGTACCGGCTTTTTCTCTGGCAGCAGGCAATAAAACGGTTACCGGTTCGGGAGCTGGCGGATTGCCGGAAACACAGGAAATGCTGGATTTTTGCGCTGAAAATAATATCGTTTCTGACATCGAGCTTATTGACATTAAAAATATCAATAATGCGTTCGAAAGAATGTTAAAAGGCGATGTCAGATACCGGTTTGTGATTGATATGAAGACTTTGAATAACTAA